One segment of Deltaproteobacteria bacterium DNA contains the following:
- a CDS encoding C40 family peptidase has product MKYSIQLGAFANVDNAARLTSTLESRGLDAYYFRHSSGLFKVRCGDFASRTEALHKAENLVASGVIREYYLVKPDEHAATVQKKYAAIDLRNRLVRTATSYLGLPYRWGGSSPRKGFDCSGLTMAVYRLNGLKLPRSSRQQFKTGYQIPPGKLLKGDLVFFYTSGGHRISHVGIYIGHGKFIHAPGTGKQIRIDRLDNVYYSRHFAGARTYLQ; this is encoded by the coding sequence ATGAAATACTCCATCCAGCTGGGCGCCTTTGCCAATGTGGACAATGCAGCCCGTCTCACCAGCACGCTCGAATCTCGTGGACTGGACGCCTACTATTTTCGGCACAGTTCAGGTCTCTTCAAGGTAAGATGCGGCGACTTTGCCTCACGAACAGAGGCTCTGCACAAGGCTGAGAACCTTGTGGCTTCTGGAGTCATTCGGGAATACTACCTGGTGAAGCCCGATGAACATGCTGCAACCGTTCAGAAAAAATACGCAGCCATTGATCTTAGAAATCGCCTCGTTCGCACCGCAACAAGCTACCTGGGGCTTCCCTACCGATGGGGCGGCTCTTCTCCACGAAAAGGCTTTGATTGCAGTGGCCTTACCATGGCTGTCTACAGGCTCAACGGCCTCAAATTGCCCCGTTCTTCTCGACAACAGTTCAAGACCGGCTATCAGATCCCGCCAGGCAAGCTCCTGAAAGGAGATCTGGTCTTTTTCTACACCTCTGGAGGACACAGGATCTCGCACGTGGGAATCTATATAGGACACGGAAAATTCATCCATGCTCCCGGCACTGGGAAGCAAATCCGCATTGATCGACTGGACAATGTCTACTATTCTCGCCACTTCGCTGGAGCACGAACCTATCTGCAGTGA
- a CDS encoding fumarylacetoacetate hydrolase family protein gives MKILRFLQNGSPVYGILERDTISPCHGDPFEGLQPRGESLELSSVQLLPPVSPPNVICLGLNYKRHAREFGLPHPEKPLIFLKTTTAVCGPGDAIVLPEHNPEEIDYEAELAIIIGKKTRNVTADRALEHVLGYTVANDVTNRAAQAAESQWARAKSYDTFCPLGPVIATDVDGDNLPISCRVDGQLMQSSNTADMFFSCPEIVAYLSQCMTLLPGTVILTGTPEGVGFKRTPPVFLREGQLVECEITGIGKLANPVKRHAAAAGSACN, from the coding sequence ATGAAGATATTGAGATTCTTGCAGAACGGCTCACCGGTTTACGGCATTCTCGAGCGAGACACTATATCACCGTGCCACGGAGATCCATTTGAAGGTCTGCAGCCGAGGGGAGAATCCCTCGAGCTCAGCAGCGTACAGCTGCTGCCTCCCGTGTCTCCGCCAAATGTGATCTGTCTGGGGCTCAACTACAAACGGCATGCCCGGGAATTCGGCCTGCCTCACCCTGAAAAGCCCTTGATTTTCCTCAAGACTACCACCGCAGTTTGCGGGCCGGGCGACGCCATTGTCTTGCCGGAGCACAATCCTGAGGAGATTGATTACGAGGCTGAACTGGCAATTATCATCGGCAAGAAAACCAGGAACGTAACAGCAGACAGGGCCCTGGAGCATGTGTTGGGATATACTGTTGCCAATGATGTGACTAACAGGGCGGCGCAGGCTGCAGAAAGCCAATGGGCCAGGGCAAAGAGCTACGACACCTTCTGCCCTCTGGGACCAGTGATTGCCACTGATGTGGATGGAGACAACCTGCCTATTAGCTGTCGTGTGGACGGCCAACTCATGCAGTCTTCCAACACTGCGGATATGTTTTTTTCCTGCCCGGAGATCGTGGCCTATCTCTCTCAGTGCATGACCCTGCTGCCCGGCACAGTAATTCTCACTGGAACACCAGAGGGCGTAGGGTTCAAAAGGACCCCACCGGTGTTCCTCAGAGAGGGACAGCTTGTCGAGTGCGAGATCACAGGCATAGGCAAGCTCGCCAATCCCGTTAAAAGGCATGCAGCGGCAGCAGGATCAGCCTGCAACTGA
- a CDS encoding class I SAM-dependent methyltransferase: MASETFKDYFSDQAAAYMAYRPRYPSALFDYLATVAPANTRAWDCATGSGQAALGLAPLFKQVIATDASEAQIARATGADNIVYDVAAAEKSGIETASVDLIVVAQALHWFDLDSFYVEAARVLKPCGIIAAFCYSLLSINPALDRVIAVYYRDIVGPYWPPERILVDNGYRSIPFPFSELLPPEFGMEISWSLEHLVGYLGTWSAAQKFREAKQEDPVQLILDELKRAWGTAAEQRLIQWPIHMRIGRQPRA; the protein is encoded by the coding sequence ATGGCATCCGAAACCTTCAAAGACTACTTTTCAGATCAGGCAGCGGCCTACATGGCATACAGACCCCGTTACCCCTCAGCTCTGTTCGATTACCTGGCCACAGTAGCACCGGCAAACACGCGGGCCTGGGATTGCGCCACTGGCAGCGGTCAGGCTGCGCTGGGTTTGGCTCCTCTTTTCAAACAAGTTATTGCCACTGATGCCAGCGAAGCGCAGATAGCCAGGGCAACAGGGGCGGACAATATTGTCTATGACGTTGCTGCGGCAGAAAAAAGCGGCATCGAAACAGCTTCTGTAGATCTGATCGTGGTAGCCCAGGCGCTGCACTGGTTCGATCTGGACAGCTTCTATGTTGAAGCAGCGAGAGTTCTCAAGCCTTGCGGGATAATCGCTGCTTTCTGCTACAGCCTGCTCAGCATCAATCCTGCCCTCGATAGAGTCATTGCTGTTTATTACAGAGACATCGTGGGCCCTTATTGGCCGCCTGAAAGGATACTTGTTGACAACGGTTACCGCAGCATACCATTTCCTTTTTCAGAGCTGTTGCCGCCAGAGTTTGGTATGGAGATTTCCTGGAGTCTGGAACATCTGGTGGGCTATCTGGGCACCTGGTCGGCAGCCCAGAAATTCAGGGAGGCAAAGCAGGAGGATCCTGTTCAGCTCATCCTGGATGAGCTGAAGCGGGCCTGGGGCACCGCCGCAGAGCAGAGACTCATCCAGTGGCCCATCCACATGAGAATCGGTAGACAACCTCGGGCATGA
- the mtnA gene encoding S-methyl-5-thioribose-1-phosphate isomerase codes for MVPTIFWQEDQVVMIDQRKLPLKESYVVCRSLAQVVAAIRKMVIRGAPAIGVAAAMGLALGASHIPTDNRRTFERRFQQLCERMAAARPTASNLFWAIQRMKKVLGSHPELAVAALKDLLRQEADRLLAEDQALNRQIGHHGQQLIPDGAAVLTHCNAGALATAGYGTALGVIRAAREQGKNIRVFADETRPFLQGSRLTAWELQQENIPVTIIADSSAGYLMNRGQIDLVVVGADRIAANGDAANKIGTYTVAVLARENGVPFYVAAPLSTVDFALASGTDIPIEERDSREVTHVMGKQVAPPGVKALNPAFDVTPHHLIAGIITERGIAREPYSESLAGMKESA; via the coding sequence ATGGTTCCTACCATTTTCTGGCAAGAAGATCAGGTGGTCATGATTGATCAGCGCAAGCTCCCTCTCAAAGAGAGCTACGTGGTGTGCAGGAGCCTGGCGCAGGTGGTCGCCGCCATTCGCAAAATGGTCATCCGCGGTGCACCAGCCATTGGAGTGGCCGCTGCCATGGGCCTGGCCCTTGGCGCCAGCCATATCCCCACGGATAACCGCCGCACCTTTGAGCGCAGATTTCAGCAACTCTGCGAGCGAATGGCTGCAGCCAGACCCACTGCCAGCAATCTATTCTGGGCTATTCAGCGCATGAAGAAGGTGCTAGGCTCTCACCCCGAACTTGCAGTTGCTGCCCTGAAAGACCTGCTGCGACAGGAAGCAGACCGTTTGCTCGCCGAAGACCAGGCCTTGAACAGGCAGATTGGCCATCACGGACAGCAGTTGATTCCAGACGGGGCTGCTGTGCTTACCCACTGCAACGCCGGTGCACTGGCCACAGCCGGCTACGGAACTGCCCTCGGGGTCATACGCGCCGCCCGGGAGCAGGGAAAAAATATTCGCGTTTTTGCCGATGAAACCAGACCTTTTCTTCAAGGCAGCCGTCTGACCGCCTGGGAGCTGCAGCAGGAAAACATTCCTGTAACCATCATTGCGGACAGCAGTGCTGGCTATCTAATGAACCGCGGCCAGATAGACCTTGTTGTGGTTGGTGCTGATCGCATCGCCGCAAATGGAGACGCAGCAAACAAAATCGGCACCTATACGGTGGCGGTTCTTGCCAGAGAAAACGGTGTGCCATTCTATGTGGCCGCGCCTCTGTCCACAGTAGATTTTGCTCTGGCCAGCGGCACAGATATACCTATAGAAGAACGTGACAGCCGGGAGGTTACCCACGTTATGGGCAAGCAGGTGGCTCCCCCGGGGGTAAAGGCCTTGAATCCTGCATTTGATGTTACTCCCCATCATCTGATTGCCGGCATTATCACGGAAAGAGGCATTGCCCGAGAACCCTACAGCGAGTCTCTAGCAGGGATGAAGGAATCTGCATGA
- the gatB gene encoding Asp-tRNA(Asn)/Glu-tRNA(Gln) amidotransferase subunit GatB: MEYEAVIGLEVHAQLLTESKIFCGCSTKFGAEPNTHTCPVCLGMPGVLPVLNRKVVEYSLRMALATHCQIAPHSRFARKNYFYPDLPKGYQISQYELPLAENGWIDIEVNGKSRRIGITRIHMEEDAGKLIHDENQPLSYVDFNRTGVPLIEIVSEPDLKTPEEAAAYLRKLRDILRYLDICDGNMEEGSLRCDANISLRPRGSEGLGVKTELKNMNSFRFVQKALEYEIKRQSAILQQGGKIVQETRLWDSNKGITHSMRGKEEAHDYRYFPDPDLVPVIVDQEWIEKVQADLPELPDAKKARFVEQYKLPEYDAAVLTGSKELADYFEACVSSYPEPKKVSNWIMVELLRQLKRDEREIQQCPVPPQGLAQLLAMIDKGIISGKIAKTVFAEMYRTGKPAETVVEEKGLKQLTDRGEIGKIVEEVLAAHTREVEEYRGGKVKVLGFFVGQVMKRTRGKANPKLVNELLQEKLSQEDKTS; encoded by the coding sequence ATGGAATACGAAGCCGTCATCGGCCTGGAAGTTCATGCTCAGCTCCTCACAGAAAGCAAGATCTTTTGCGGCTGCAGCACAAAGTTCGGGGCTGAGCCGAACACGCACACCTGCCCCGTATGCCTTGGAATGCCAGGTGTGCTGCCGGTGCTCAACAGAAAGGTGGTGGAATACAGCCTGCGCATGGCTCTCGCCACCCATTGCCAGATTGCTCCTCACAGCCGCTTTGCCAGAAAAAATTACTTCTATCCTGACCTGCCCAAAGGCTATCAAATTTCCCAGTACGAACTGCCGCTGGCCGAGAACGGCTGGATCGACATCGAGGTCAACGGAAAAAGCAGACGCATAGGTATAACTCGCATACACATGGAAGAAGACGCCGGCAAACTGATCCATGACGAAAATCAACCACTGAGCTACGTGGATTTCAACCGCACCGGCGTGCCCCTCATTGAAATCGTCAGCGAGCCAGATCTCAAAACGCCGGAGGAGGCTGCCGCCTATTTGCGAAAGCTGCGAGACATTCTCAGATACCTGGACATCTGCGATGGCAACATGGAGGAAGGAAGCTTGCGGTGTGATGCCAATATTTCCCTGCGGCCGCGGGGTTCTGAAGGATTGGGCGTCAAGACAGAGCTCAAGAATATGAACTCCTTTCGTTTCGTGCAAAAAGCCCTCGAGTACGAGATCAAGAGGCAAAGCGCCATCCTGCAGCAGGGAGGAAAGATTGTCCAGGAAACCCGTCTCTGGGACAGCAACAAGGGCATCACCCACAGCATGCGGGGCAAGGAAGAGGCCCATGACTACCGCTATTTTCCCGATCCTGACCTGGTTCCGGTGATAGTGGACCAGGAGTGGATAGAGAAGGTGCAGGCGGATCTTCCCGAGTTGCCAGACGCCAAAAAGGCGCGCTTTGTCGAGCAGTATAAGCTGCCGGAATACGATGCCGCCGTACTCACGGGCAGCAAGGAACTGGCCGACTACTTCGAAGCTTGTGTCAGCAGCTACCCTGAACCCAAGAAGGTCAGCAACTGGATAATGGTGGAGCTTCTCCGACAACTGAAAAGGGATGAAAGAGAAATCCAGCAGTGTCCAGTACCGCCTCAGGGACTGGCACAGCTGCTTGCCATGATCGACAAGGGCATTATCAGCGGCAAGATCGCCAAGACCGTATTTGCAGAGATGTACCGTACTGGCAAACCGGCTGAAACCGTGGTGGAAGAAAAAGGGCTGAAGCAGCTCACAGACAGGGGTGAGATTGGCAAGATAGTGGAGGAGGTGCTGGCGGCTCACACCCGAGAAGTGGAAGAATACCGAGGCGGCAAAGTCAAGGTCCTTGGCTTTTTTGTGGGACAGGTAATGAAGCGCACCAGGGGAAAAGCGAATCCCAAACTGGTGAACGAGCTGCTGCAAGAGAAGCTGTCACAAGAGGACAAGACCTCGTGA
- a CDS encoding zinc-binding dehydrogenase — MVMNATVPETMWACLLYGKEDLRLERIPVPVPRDGELLVQVEAALTCGTDLKVLLRGYHERMITPPAVFGHEFAGLVVSSKNKRFPVGSRVVAANSAPCGRCYFCELGKPNLCREVIFANGAYAEYTVVPARIANTNCHSLPDELPAFKAALVEPLACAVKGVEDVDVSTGESVLVIGCGPLGLMLARLSVLAGAEVTCVDILPARLDIARQLGAANTVAGLLSAELAASLRADYSKRGLGFDCVIEAVGRPETWNLAPELVRPGGRVNLFGGCPRGSELRVDTTRLHYDEIRIYASFHHTPETVRKALELVETSQVPALTLIGEGRSLLDLSHVLAEMRAGSAPPKTAILPQLPQGIRLSPAELEEQAALSRSSPREPAAMQAV; from the coding sequence CTGCCTGCTCTATGGCAAAGAGGACCTCCGTCTCGAGCGCATACCGGTTCCCGTACCCCGGGATGGCGAACTGTTAGTCCAGGTGGAGGCGGCCCTTACCTGCGGTACAGACCTGAAGGTCCTCCTCAGAGGCTATCACGAGCGCATGATCACCCCACCAGCAGTGTTTGGTCATGAATTTGCCGGCCTGGTAGTAAGCAGCAAGAACAAGCGTTTTCCTGTTGGCAGCCGGGTAGTAGCAGCAAATTCCGCCCCCTGCGGCAGGTGTTATTTCTGCGAACTCGGCAAACCCAATCTTTGCAGAGAGGTCATCTTTGCCAACGGCGCCTACGCCGAATACACCGTGGTGCCTGCCCGCATCGCCAACACCAACTGCCACAGCCTACCAGACGAGTTGCCAGCCTTTAAAGCTGCCCTGGTGGAACCTCTCGCCTGTGCCGTAAAAGGGGTGGAGGATGTCGATGTCAGCACAGGCGAAAGCGTCCTCGTTATCGGCTGCGGACCTCTTGGCCTCATGTTGGCTCGCCTTTCAGTGTTGGCAGGAGCTGAAGTCACCTGTGTGGATATACTGCCAGCCCGTCTCGATATCGCTCGGCAGCTAGGGGCGGCTAATACTGTTGCGGGTTTACTTTCAGCTGAACTGGCCGCCAGTTTGCGAGCAGACTACTCAAAGCGGGGCCTGGGCTTCGATTGCGTCATAGAAGCGGTGGGCAGGCCAGAGACATGGAACCTTGCCCCGGAGCTCGTAAGACCAGGAGGCCGGGTCAATCTCTTCGGCGGCTGCCCCCGCGGTTCAGAACTGCGGGTAGACACCACCAGGCTCCACTACGATGAAATTCGTATATACGCCTCTTTTCACCACACCCCCGAAACAGTGCGCAAGGCTCTCGAGCTCGTGGAAACTTCCCAGGTGCCGGCACTCACCCTCATCGGCGAGGGAAGGTCTCTTCTGGATCTGTCCCATGTGCTGGCTGAAATGCGTGCGGGGAGCGCTCCGCCCAAGACCGCAATTCTCCCCCAACTTCCCCAGGGAATCCGCCTGTCGCCTGCAGAACTGGAGGAACAGGCAGCACTCAGCCGCTCGTCACCCAGGGAACCTGCCGCCATGCAGGCCGTGTAA